The following are encoded in a window of Amaranthus tricolor cultivar Red isolate AtriRed21 chromosome 2, ASM2621246v1, whole genome shotgun sequence genomic DNA:
- the LOC130805255 gene encoding protein TRANSPARENT TESTA GLABRA 1 has translation MANSTQEPLHLPSDNLVTYDSPYPLYSMSFCPNSSSITRRSSDQLIAIGSFIEEYNNRVDILTFDSDTLTLTLNPNLSFSHPYPPTKLMFQPPSSPATPLLGSSADFLRLYSLKNDTIEPVSVLNNSKSSEFCAPLTSFDWNDLVPQKIGTSSIDTTCTIWDIEKSVVETQLIAHDKEVYDIAWGEAKVFASVSADGSVRIFDLRDKEHSTILYESPEPDTPLLRLAWNKQDLRYMATILMDSNKVVILDIRSTTMPVAEFERHQASVNAVAWAPQSGRHICSAGDDAQALIWELPTVAGPNGIDPLSMYNAGSEINQLLWSAAQPEWIGIAFSNKFQLLRV, from the coding sequence ATGGCGAATTCAACTCAAGAACCCCTTCATCTTCCATCCGATAACCTCGTAACCTACGATTCACCTTATCCTCTTTACTCAATGTCATTCTGTCCCAATTCATCTTCCATAACTCGTCGAAGCTCCGATCAATTAATCGCCATCGGAAGTTTCATTGAAGAATACAATAATCGCGTCgatattttaacttttgataGCGATaccctaaccctaaccctaaatccTAATCTTTCCTTTTCTCATCCTTACCCTCCGACGAAACTCATGTTTCAACCTCCTTCTTCTCCTGCAACTCCATTGTTAGGTTCCTCTGCGGATTTTCTTCGGCTTTATTCGCTGAAAAATGATACAATTGAGCCTGTTTCTGTTCTCAATAACTCCAAATCCAGCGAATTCTGCGCTCCATTGACGTCTTTTGATTGGAACGACCTCGTTCCTCAAAAAATTGGGACTTCAAGTATTGATACTACTTGTACCATTTGGGATATTGAGAAAAGTGTAGTCGAAACTCAGTTGATTGCTCACGATAAGGAGGTTTACGACATTGCGTGGGGCGAAGCTAAGGTTTTTGCATCGGTTTCTGCCGATGGGAGTGTTCGGATTTTTGATTTGAGAGATAAGGAACATTCTACTATACTTTATGAGTCGCCAGAGCCAGATACTCCTTTACTTAGGTTGGCTTGGAATAAACAAGATTTGAGGTACATGGCCACTATTTTGATGGATAGTAATAAGGTTGTGATATTGGATATTCGTTCAACAACAATGCCGGTGGCAGAGTTTGAGAGACATCAAGCTAGTGTCAATGCTGTGGCGTGGGCCCCACAGAGTGGCCGCCACATTTGCTCTGCTGGTGATGATGCTCAGGCTCTTATTTGGGAGCTTCCCACCGTGGCAGGACCCAACGGGATTGATCCTTTGTCGATGTATAATGCTGGGTCGGAGATTAATCAGTTGCTGTGGTCTGCTGCTCAGCCGGAGTGGATTGGTATCGCGTTCTCAAATAAGTTTCAGTTGCTTAGAGTTTGA
- the LOC130806739 gene encoding bZIP transcription factor 11-like, producing the protein MASPGSVTSSGTLSPQQNSCSEEEIQNQLIDERKRKRMQSNRESARRSRMRKQKHLDDLMVQVTNLRKTNNQLLNNINITTQQYVKIESENSVLRAQMSELGSRLQSLNDIINALNSSSNNQNLGIYGGDDEGEGYFPIIPEPFTSDGFMMNPWDSTVYLNQPIMASADMFQY; encoded by the coding sequence ATGGCTTCACCTGGAAGTGTTACATCTTCTGGGACATTATCTCCCCAGCAGAACTCATGCTCAGAGGAAGAGATTCAGAATCAATTGATAGATgaaaggaagaggaagaggatgCAGTCTAACCGCGAATCGGCAAGGAGATCAAGGATGAGAAAGCAGAAGCATTTGGATGATCTAATGGTTCAAGTTACCAATCTTAGGAAAACCAACAACCAGCTTCTGAACAATATTAACATCACTACCCAACAGTATGTGAAGATTGAATCAGAGAACTCTGTTCTAAGAGCACAAATGTCAGAGCTTGGTAGCAGGTTACAGTCACTAAATGACATCATAAATGCACTGAATTCCAGCTCTAACAATCAAAATCTGGGTATTTATGGGGGTGATGATGAAGGAGAAGGCTACTTTCCAATTATTCCTGAGCCTTTTACAAGTGATGGGTTCATGATGAATCCATGGGATTCTACTGTGTATTTAAACCAACCTATCATGGCTTCAGCTGATATGTTCCAGTATTAG